Proteins encoded by one window of Cuniculiplasma divulgatum:
- a CDS encoding MFS transporter, producing the protein MDNESHGFYSLFLSSSVSTIGDGIRTLVIPLVILYVTGSTFLFGLIYSAEFLVWIVSTGVSGYFIDRTNRVKGLFFSDFIMFLLMFSVSLSYFFAYTYFMLFIVVAVIGTSIGETFYNPANFSLLPDIVHKDLDKRNALLSMGINASMIGGYVIAGLGFSSISWGILLLMDATSFLLSAIIIYIGLRKYSSFEKIEKIRFWKETKETFAFLKSQKMIFYTIIFGFAFNFLTSGMAIIIPTIAVENTSIGSVSLSIFYICELVGMLLGGSIIIGKRNGKLLTYLLVGSVGEGLVMSIMGLSLLAEGIIIVVMAIILLINGIFSELLNIPLRVWYQKLVPRDKRAKVINIKDLVLTIPMVIAFPLVGFLLAHYNEWLTIFIFGFSAMIISVIEFILLKSISLRSDIELQSDA; encoded by the coding sequence ATGGATAATGAAAGCCACGGTTTCTACTCGTTGTTTCTGTCATCTTCCGTTTCAACCATTGGCGATGGCATAAGAACATTAGTCATACCACTTGTGATCCTGTATGTGACAGGGTCTACTTTCCTGTTTGGATTGATTTATTCTGCAGAATTTCTGGTTTGGATTGTATCCACAGGAGTTAGTGGATATTTTATAGATAGAACAAATAGAGTGAAGGGACTCTTCTTTTCAGATTTTATTATGTTCCTCCTAATGTTTTCCGTTTCCCTGTCATATTTTTTTGCTTATACTTATTTTATGCTTTTTATTGTGGTTGCAGTAATAGGAACAAGTATAGGCGAAACTTTCTACAACCCTGCAAATTTTTCACTACTCCCAGACATAGTACACAAGGATCTTGACAAACGCAATGCACTTCTGTCTATGGGTATAAATGCATCAATGATCGGAGGATATGTAATAGCCGGACTGGGATTTTCTTCTATTTCTTGGGGTATATTACTGCTTATGGACGCAACTTCATTTCTACTTTCTGCGATAATCATATATATCGGCTTGAGGAAATACAGCAGTTTCGAAAAAATAGAAAAGATACGCTTTTGGAAAGAGACGAAAGAAACATTCGCATTCTTAAAAAGTCAAAAAATGATTTTTTACACGATTATTTTTGGATTTGCATTCAATTTCTTGACATCTGGCATGGCAATCATTATACCAACTATAGCCGTAGAAAACACATCTATAGGATCGGTTTCTCTTAGCATATTTTACATTTGTGAACTTGTTGGAATGCTTCTTGGCGGGTCCATAATAATTGGAAAGAGAAATGGGAAATTGCTAACTTATTTACTTGTCGGTTCGGTTGGAGAGGGGCTAGTCATGTCAATAATGGGTCTTTCTCTTCTCGCCGAAGGCATAATAATTGTTGTAATGGCCATAATTTTACTTATCAACGGCATTTTTTCTGAATTATTGAATATACCTTTGAGAGTATGGTACCAGAAACTTGTCCCTAGAGATAAAAGAGCTAAAGTGATAAACATAAAAGACCTGGTTCTAACAATACCGATGGTTATTGCATTTCCTTTGGTTGGATTTCTATTGGCTCACTACAATGAGTGGTTAACAATCTTTATTTTTGGTTTTTCAGCGATGATAATTTCCGTCATTGAATTTATTTTGCTCAAATCTATTTCGCTCCGCTCAGACATAGAACTTCAAAGTGATGCTTAA
- a CDS encoding radical SAM/SPASM domain-containing protein: MQFDKDINNLTGNSIFKFNEFNHFGDYLYVILGHDCNLRCKYCFMPKDSTELDIHGIYKLLDLIVKEKHHLSIRFYGGEPILHFDKIKKIVAYTKEIGLDADFALATNGTLLTDKIVDFIKAENISVMVSLDGDKETNDTMRVFSNGHGSYDFIEPKIRLLEIKSVNYQIAVTLDEHNIHNLFHTIEYLLNHFRVKTVNLNYPYYLKNMNLKQLTDTIMDVNKKLIEKHRLVTGEFYDNFIKPIFEGRTSLYCGGFDGQIVIHPNGNISPCIALSEPPYAEPIGDVDSLKTLYLSPVFSDWMDLVTRYTKGSCMECSYLNICSLGCPYTSILSGKPASPDPLICHLTKRIMKETGI, encoded by the coding sequence ATGCAGTTCGACAAGGATATAAATAACTTAACCGGAAATAGTATATTCAAGTTTAATGAATTTAATCACTTTGGAGATTATCTGTATGTAATTCTCGGGCACGACTGTAATCTACGTTGTAAATACTGTTTTATGCCGAAAGATAGTACCGAATTGGATATACATGGGATTTACAAATTACTTGACCTCATCGTAAAAGAAAAGCATCACTTGAGTATAAGATTCTACGGTGGTGAACCAATTTTACATTTTGATAAAATTAAAAAAATTGTTGCATACACCAAAGAAATTGGATTGGATGCTGATTTTGCGTTGGCCACAAACGGAACCCTGTTAACAGATAAAATCGTAGATTTCATAAAGGCAGAAAACATTTCTGTAATGGTGTCCTTAGATGGAGACAAAGAAACAAATGACACCATGAGGGTGTTCTCTAATGGACACGGTTCTTATGATTTTATAGAGCCGAAGATTAGGCTTCTAGAAATTAAAAGCGTTAACTATCAAATCGCTGTTACTCTGGATGAACATAATATACATAATTTATTCCACACTATTGAATATTTGTTGAATCATTTTCGTGTTAAAACAGTAAATTTAAATTATCCATACTACTTAAAAAACATGAATTTAAAACAACTGACCGATACAATAATGGATGTAAATAAGAAGCTCATTGAAAAACATAGGTTAGTGACAGGCGAATTCTATGACAATTTTATAAAGCCAATTTTCGAAGGAAGAACATCATTATACTGTGGAGGATTCGACGGGCAAATTGTAATACATCCAAACGGAAATATATCCCCATGCATTGCACTTTCTGAGCCGCCTTATGCTGAACCAATAGGAGATGTTGATTCTCTTAAAACACTGTATCTATCCCCTGTTTTTTCAGATTGGATGGATCTTGTTACCAGGTATACGAAAGGCTCATGCATGGAATGTTCATATCTGAATATCTGTAGCTTGGGATGTCCGTACACCTCAATCTTGTCAGGAAAACCGGCCAGTCCAGATCCGCTTATTTGCCATCTTACCAAAAGAATAATGAAAGAAACTGGTATCTAA
- a CDS encoding radical SAM/SPASM domain-containing protein, with protein MLPTVATWTFTNKCNLKCIYCANRGNHINSVEELSTHQKFKVAERLSSYNIKEIGLTGGEFFLAKDWQDILKKLGDLDFDISINSNGTLFSDRIIKVVEKYADKISNISVSLDGYNEEFHDRTRGKGTFAKTIYNLRSLKNENINFDINWNLTSDNYKHLTKMIDLCKDIGAKGLTISTLEPIGAGKLLDRNLFITSSQLETFTQMFYNIYRSHEKNFNLSLNYPFSFLVDPNVLVPLIREQRKTWENRHNCGIFSNRIFIDPAGNILPCNFIQEPTDNLLNTDLECIWGSKTAIEWRKIVQNRNKCEGCTYSDICVGCPAVALARTGDVGARDPLCSSTRI; from the coding sequence ATGCTCCCTACTGTTGCAACTTGGACTTTTACAAATAAATGCAATCTTAAATGTATTTATTGTGCCAACAGGGGTAATCATATAAATTCTGTTGAAGAGTTGAGTACGCATCAGAAGTTCAAAGTTGCTGAAAGACTCTCTTCCTATAATATAAAGGAAATTGGGCTAACTGGTGGAGAGTTTTTTTTAGCAAAGGACTGGCAAGATATTCTTAAAAAATTGGGTGATCTTGACTTTGACATAAGTATTAACAGCAATGGAACGCTTTTCTCGGACAGAATAATAAAAGTCGTAGAAAAATACGCAGATAAGATAAGTAATATATCAGTGAGCCTGGATGGTTATAATGAAGAATTTCACGACCGAACGAGAGGAAAAGGCACCTTTGCTAAAACTATCTATAATTTAAGGAGTTTGAAAAATGAAAATATTAATTTTGATATAAATTGGAATTTAACATCCGATAATTATAAGCATTTGACTAAAATGATTGATTTGTGTAAAGATATTGGTGCTAAAGGTTTGACTATATCCACTCTGGAACCAATAGGTGCCGGGAAGTTACTGGATAGAAATTTGTTTATAACTTCATCTCAATTAGAAACTTTCACTCAAATGTTTTATAATATCTATAGGTCTCACGAGAAGAATTTTAACCTCTCTTTAAATTACCCATTTTCTTTTCTCGTTGACCCTAATGTATTAGTACCATTAATTCGAGAACAGAGAAAAACGTGGGAAAATAGACATAATTGTGGTATATTTTCGAATAGAATATTCATTGACCCGGCTGGAAATATACTACCCTGTAATTTTATTCAAGAACCGACAGATAATTTATTGAACACAGACTTAGAGTGCATTTGGGGTTCAAAAACTGCAATTGAATGGAGAAAAATAGTTCAAAACAGAAATAAATGTGAGGGATGTACCTATTCAGATATTTGCGTTGGATGTCCAGCTGTAGCCTTAGCCAGAACCGGTGATGTGGGGGCACGTGATCCTTTATGCAGTTCGACAAGGATATAA
- a CDS encoding MFS transporter produces the protein MDSLQRVRNRFLFGYNMLYLGSNYLWISLESLILPTQIGAVVDPSQVGFILGITASVGNALGMMGNLLAGILSDRLRNGKSLRYPYIIAGVVVVILTLILEPFISGSLPGILSGYILLQAFSNMAIGATQPVLAEIQNKDQRGTSAGINGLFSLMGIGLGFGLTSYLISSPFVNYDFYAIAAGVAITGTGTLLALHARRNTFLSINMNYTSISLPHISSIRNFPINLIKFGKLIAGSFFVFSGITGLTYFELYFFKEVLNFSNAAIYVGIAGIVVIIVSSASAMVLGHFSTRLGRWNIIIADAIAASIPTFIIPYFRSFYIFLILGSIIGATYGTFYSVSFAVASDLIPENESGKYMSYFYLSIAGASSFSPLIYGSVLLFFGQTSSKGFTALFTLSGIFYLIGAAILYLAHKTK, from the coding sequence ATGGACTCGTTACAAAGAGTCAGAAATCGATTTTTGTTCGGATATAATATGCTATATCTTGGATCTAATTATCTGTGGATTTCACTTGAATCACTTATACTTCCTACTCAAATAGGAGCGGTAGTTGATCCAAGTCAGGTGGGGTTTATACTGGGAATTACTGCATCTGTGGGGAATGCTCTTGGAATGATGGGAAATCTTTTGGCCGGAATACTCAGCGACAGATTGAGAAATGGAAAATCCTTGAGATACCCATACATAATCGCGGGAGTAGTTGTCGTAATTCTTACACTAATTTTAGAGCCATTTATATCTGGCTCCTTACCAGGAATTCTTTCGGGTTATATCCTGCTCCAGGCATTTTCAAACATGGCAATAGGGGCAACACAGCCAGTGTTGGCAGAAATTCAGAATAAGGATCAGAGAGGGACATCAGCTGGAATAAATGGACTTTTCTCCCTTATGGGAATAGGTCTTGGATTTGGGCTTACATCATACCTGATATCATCTCCATTTGTGAATTATGATTTTTACGCCATTGCCGCTGGTGTAGCAATCACTGGAACTGGAACATTACTTGCTTTACATGCCAGGAGAAACACTTTTTTATCCATCAATATGAACTATACCAGTATCTCCTTACCGCATATATCCAGCATAAGAAACTTCCCAATTAACTTGATAAAGTTTGGGAAACTAATTGCAGGAAGCTTTTTTGTCTTTTCTGGAATAACAGGGCTTACATACTTTGAATTGTACTTTTTCAAAGAGGTTCTTAATTTTTCAAATGCTGCGATTTATGTTGGAATTGCGGGAATAGTGGTCATCATTGTATCATCTGCTTCTGCAATGGTACTAGGTCATTTCTCAACCAGATTGGGGAGGTGGAATATTATAATAGCTGATGCAATTGCAGCATCGATCCCTACATTCATTATTCCTTATTTTAGATCTTTCTATATCTTCCTCATTCTGGGGTCAATAATTGGGGCAACCTATGGTACTTTTTATAGCGTTTCATTTGCCGTCGCAAGTGATCTAATACCTGAAAATGAGTCAGGGAAGTATATGTCATATTTCTATCTTTCAATTGCTGGAGCTTCCTCCTTTTCTCCTCTTATTTACGGAAGTGTACTCTTATTTTTTGGTCAAACCTCTTCCAAAGGGTTCACAGCGTTATTCACTCTTTCTGGAATTTTCTATTTGATAGGGGCAGCTATACTTTATTTAGCTCATAAAACTAAATAA
- a CDS encoding glycosyltransferase, whose product MIKIITDSTIKTGVGRYALNLSIALSAELISLRKDNSKKLSDYGGTIMNGIRTGGITSGYYLNERYSKLAFRNCERYLKKSQVDDMILHYSNPGIRKFDLKVQEVVTFHDLFPLKNKGPGKIEKIKVKNFLSFMNSGNILTISNVVMNDLKKYGFKGNIQVIHHPVSQNFRKLSESKESIRKKLNLPINKKLILSVSTAALNKNLNVVQKTLKLLGNNYNLVRVGPELNDSINFQNIDEEQLNMIYNACDVLLIPSSSEGFGFPVIEAFATGLPVVASDIEIFREITRDSAILSKIDPEELSHSVVNAIDQREAYSNKGLETAKYYSFDNFKNNVRSYYSKNFGINFNE is encoded by the coding sequence ATGATTAAAATTATTACTGATTCTACCATAAAAACTGGGGTTGGGAGATATGCATTAAACCTCTCCATTGCACTTTCGGCAGAACTTATTTCCCTCAGAAAGGACAACAGCAAAAAATTGAGTGATTATGGGGGAACAATAATGAATGGTATAAGGACTGGAGGAATAACTTCTGGTTATTATCTTAATGAAAGATACTCAAAATTGGCGTTTAGAAATTGTGAGAGATACCTTAAAAAGAGTCAGGTCGATGATATGATACTTCACTATTCCAATCCAGGCATTAGGAAATTTGATCTTAAAGTCCAAGAAGTGGTTACATTTCACGATCTTTTTCCTCTGAAAAATAAAGGACCGGGGAAGATTGAGAAAATTAAGGTTAAAAATTTTTTGTCCTTTATGAATTCAGGCAATATATTAACAATTTCTAACGTTGTCATGAATGATCTTAAAAAGTATGGATTCAAAGGAAACATTCAGGTTATACATCATCCAGTATCTCAAAATTTTAGAAAATTATCAGAATCAAAGGAATCCATAAGAAAAAAACTCAATTTACCTATTAATAAGAAATTAATTCTCAGCGTTTCAACCGCGGCGTTGAACAAAAATCTTAATGTAGTTCAGAAAACCCTAAAACTCCTTGGGAACAACTACAATCTGGTAAGAGTTGGACCGGAATTAAATGACTCGATTAACTTCCAAAATATAGATGAAGAACAGTTAAATATGATCTATAACGCGTGTGATGTCCTACTAATTCCATCATCATCAGAAGGATTCGGTTTTCCAGTTATAGAGGCTTTTGCAACTGGTCTTCCTGTAGTTGCCTCAGACATAGAAATATTTAGAGAAATCACACGAGATAGTGCAATTTTATCCAAAATCGACCCAGAAGAACTCAGTCATTCCGTGGTTAATGCTATTGATCAAAGAGAAGCGTATTCAAATAAAGGCCTGGAAACAGCTAAATATTACAGTTTTGACAATTTTAAAAATAATGTTAGAAGTTATTATTCAAAGAACTTTGGGATAAATTTTAATGAATAG
- a CDS encoding hemerythrin domain-containing protein encodes MDTGNYSKDVHKQSRLWLKKIMGDLEGGTLDLDLYNDFQTELKDHIFEEETFIFKMFKENGKLKNEILGLETEHAAMWRLTNLINSEIETKRFQKIEKYFDELFRILTQHNEREEQLIYSNLADSIHVAAKRPQDWVCRKLIS; translated from the coding sequence ATGGATACAGGAAACTACTCCAAAGATGTACATAAACAATCAAGGTTATGGTTAAAAAAGATTATGGGTGATTTAGAAGGAGGTACCTTGGATTTAGATCTCTACAATGATTTTCAAACAGAATTAAAGGATCACATTTTTGAGGAGGAAACTTTTATTTTTAAGATGTTTAAAGAAAATGGGAAATTAAAGAATGAAATCTTAGGATTAGAGACGGAACATGCAGCGATGTGGAGATTGACTAATCTCATAAATTCGGAGATTGAAACGAAAAGATTTCAAAAAATAGAGAAATATTTTGATGAATTATTTCGAATACTTACTCAGCATAATGAACGGGAAGAACAGCTAATATACTCAAACCTCGCCGATTCTATACATGTTGCTGCGAAAAGGCCACAGGATTGGGTTTGCAGAAAGTTAATATCGTAA
- a CDS encoding acyl-CoA mutase large subunit family protein: MTQTNDFYKRKLNEAVERNSRNQSSKEKKWRDYTLEPWNKKTKYKEKKYVNSSNINIKDLYTKEDVPQNEEYLLGFPGEYPFTRGVYPNMYRGKYWTMRMFSGFGTPEDTNSRLKYLISHGETGLSIAFDMPTLYGYDCDNVRSEGEIGKCGVNVTSLKDMEVVFDGIDLSKVTTSMTINAPAAVLTAMYFAIAQKKGISLDKIGGTVQADILKEYIAQKEWIYPPEAHLRIIRDMMIYCTENAPKWNYISISGYHIREAGASAVQELAFTLADGFYYVDMGIKAGLDPNKFAPRLSFFFNSSINFFEEIAKMRAARRIWATVLKEKFGVTDPRAQMLRFHTQTSGYTLTWQQPLNNIIRTTVEAMAAVLGGTQSLHTNSYDEAMALPSEDAVKIALRTQQILAEETGITDTIDPLAGSYYMEALTNKVEEEAYRYFDKIESMGGILNAVKNGYIQREIAATSYRRQKRLESGEEIMVGVNKYVEENEKPINILKISREAEKIQLARLKKVKELRNEDEVRKALEELRNAFKDENKNIMPYLIEAAKEYATIEEISNVGREIYGGWKEPVIV, encoded by the coding sequence ATGACCCAGACAAATGACTTCTATAAAAGAAAATTAAATGAAGCTGTTGAGAGAAACAGCAGGAATCAAAGTTCAAAGGAAAAAAAATGGAGAGATTATACGTTAGAACCCTGGAACAAGAAGACTAAATATAAGGAGAAGAAATATGTTAATTCGTCTAATATAAATATAAAAGACCTTTACACAAAAGAAGACGTTCCACAGAATGAGGAATACTTACTGGGCTTTCCGGGAGAATATCCCTTTACCAGAGGAGTCTACCCTAATATGTATCGTGGAAAATACTGGACCATGAGGATGTTTTCAGGATTTGGAACACCGGAAGATACGAATTCCAGACTAAAATATCTCATTTCACATGGGGAAACGGGACTTAGTATAGCTTTTGATATGCCTACTCTTTATGGATACGATTGCGATAATGTTAGGTCAGAGGGTGAGATTGGAAAATGCGGCGTAAATGTAACTTCACTGAAAGATATGGAAGTTGTATTTGATGGAATAGATCTTTCGAAAGTAACAACATCGATGACCATAAATGCCCCTGCGGCAGTTCTTACTGCTATGTATTTTGCAATAGCTCAAAAAAAAGGAATTAGTCTTGATAAAATAGGTGGAACAGTACAGGCTGATATACTTAAAGAATACATAGCACAAAAGGAATGGATTTATCCACCTGAAGCCCACTTGAGAATTATAAGGGATATGATGATTTACTGCACTGAAAATGCCCCAAAGTGGAATTATATAAGCATTTCTGGTTATCATATAAGGGAAGCGGGGGCAAGTGCCGTCCAGGAACTTGCATTCACACTTGCAGATGGTTTTTATTACGTTGACATGGGTATAAAGGCAGGTCTCGATCCGAATAAATTTGCTCCAAGATTGTCCTTTTTCTTTAATTCTTCAATTAACTTCTTTGAGGAAATAGCAAAAATGAGAGCAGCCAGGAGAATATGGGCAACAGTACTAAAAGAGAAGTTTGGAGTAACAGATCCACGTGCTCAGATGCTTCGTTTTCACACTCAAACTTCAGGATATACATTAACCTGGCAGCAGCCCCTCAATAACATCATAAGGACAACTGTAGAGGCTATGGCAGCAGTGCTTGGGGGTACACAAAGTTTACATACAAATTCTTATGATGAAGCCATGGCACTACCATCTGAGGATGCAGTGAAGATAGCTCTTAGAACCCAACAGATTTTAGCCGAAGAAACTGGAATAACTGATACAATAGATCCTCTAGCTGGATCTTATTATATGGAAGCCTTAACCAATAAGGTAGAAGAGGAAGCCTACAGGTACTTTGATAAGATAGAGTCTATGGGCGGTATCCTTAATGCAGTCAAAAATGGTTATATTCAAAGAGAGATAGCTGCAACCTCTTATAGAAGGCAAAAAAGACTCGAATCTGGAGAAGAAATAATGGTCGGTGTTAATAAATATGTTGAGGAAAATGAAAAGCCAATCAATATTCTAAAGATATCAAGGGAAGCCGAAAAGATCCAACTTGCGAGACTAAAAAAAGTTAAGGAACTAAGAAATGAGGATGAGGTAAGAAAGGCACTGGAAGAATTGAGGAATGCATTCAAGGATGAAAACAAAAATATCATGCCTTATCTTATAGAGGCTGCTAAGGAGTACGCCACAATCGAAGAAATATCAAATGTTGGGAGGGAAATATATGGTGGATGGAAAGAACCAGTCATTGTTTAA
- a CDS encoding cobalamin B12-binding domain-containing protein, which yields MVDGKNQSLFKDKPIKVLLAKPGIDGHDRGILVLARAFRDAGMEVLYAGLLPTPEEVIDTAVNEDVDVVALSLLNGAHMTVFKKVAEIMKSRNIDDIALVGGGTIPDEDKPELEKMGITGNYGPGTPLSVIIDHVTKRASEARERKIR from the coding sequence ATGGTGGATGGAAAGAACCAGTCATTGTTTAAGGACAAACCCATAAAAGTTCTGCTTGCAAAACCCGGGATTGATGGACATGACAGAGGAATACTTGTTCTAGCAAGGGCATTCAGAGATGCTGGGATGGAGGTACTGTATGCTGGACTTCTTCCAACGCCAGAGGAGGTAATAGATACAGCTGTGAATGAGGATGTGGATGTGGTTGCCCTAAGTTTATTGAATGGTGCCCATATGACCGTTTTCAAAAAGGTTGCTGAAATAATGAAATCAAGGAATATAGACGACATAGCCCTCGTTGGTGGGGGAACCATTCCAGACGAAGATAAGCCTGAACTCGAAAAGATGGGTATAACTGGTAACTACGGCCCCGGAACGCCCCTATCTGTCATCATAGATCATGTAACAAAAAGAGCCAGTGAAGCAAGGGAGCGAAAGATCAGGTGA
- the meaB gene encoding methylmalonyl Co-A mutase-associated GTPase MeaB: protein MKQGSERSGDFTDIDDLIRRIREGDKQAIARSISLVEGANMILKKELLTKLYPYTGHSQVVGITGPPGIGKSTLIGNLSSLIKNSGKSVAVLAIDASSPYTGGSLLGNRIRMQEQLWENKIYMRSLANRGTKGGLADSALGSVSILDASGFDYIIIETVGAGQADLDIMNLADTTILILAPGLGDQVQAIKAGIMEIADIFDINKMDRDGSYFAMKDIEETLSLDENRSFPREVVGSTNTNLESYKELFAAINRHRKYLEGSDQLGKKRLDFGLKWVLESELREKLIEPIIERFHQREKNKRGNYYQDIDHLISNINIEDLMEKI from the coding sequence GTGAAGCAAGGGAGCGAAAGATCAGGTGATTTCACGGATATAGACGATCTGATCAGAAGGATTAGGGAAGGAGATAAGCAGGCGATAGCAAGATCCATTTCACTGGTTGAGGGTGCAAATATGATCCTCAAAAAGGAACTTCTTACTAAGCTTTATCCCTACACAGGACACTCTCAGGTAGTTGGGATCACTGGTCCTCCAGGAATAGGAAAAAGTACTCTTATAGGAAATTTATCCTCGCTAATAAAGAATTCTGGGAAATCTGTTGCGGTTTTGGCCATAGACGCATCCAGTCCGTACACTGGTGGCTCATTGCTTGGAAATAGAATCAGGATGCAGGAACAACTCTGGGAAAATAAAATCTATATGAGGAGTCTTGCAAATAGGGGGACAAAGGGGGGACTTGCCGATTCGGCTCTTGGTTCAGTGAGTATTCTTGATGCATCAGGTTTTGATTATATAATTATAGAAACTGTGGGAGCTGGCCAAGCCGATCTGGACATAATGAATCTAGCTGATACAACTATTCTTATACTGGCTCCTGGACTCGGAGATCAGGTACAGGCTATTAAGGCTGGAATTATGGAAATAGCTGATATATTTGATATAAATAAGATGGATAGAGACGGATCCTATTTTGCAATGAAAGACATCGAGGAGACCCTATCACTCGATGAGAATCGAAGCTTTCCAAGGGAGGTTGTAGGTTCCACAAATACAAACCTAGAAAGTTATAAAGAACTTTTTGCCGCCATTAACCGACATAGAAAATACCTTGAGGGTTCTGATCAACTAGGAAAAAAGAGGCTTGATTTTGGGTTGAAGTGGGTTCTGGAATCAGAACTAAGAGAGAAGCTTATAGAGCCCATTATAGAGAGATTTCATCAAAGGGAGAAAAATAAAAGAGGCAACTATTATCAAGATATAGACCATTTAATATCGAATATTAACATAGAAGACCTGATGGAAAAAATTTAG
- a CDS encoding glycosyltransferase family 2 protein — translation MHKSEFITVIIRAYNRKDFLIKAVDSALNQTLRASDYEVIVVKNWKDEIIDNYLSSKSIKVIFKDGIAGSLIVEGLKASAGNVICFLDDDDQFMNMKLETVYRKFYENKELTYYHNGISAIKEDGSPANFKHDSIDFGMSNISIKKLALNENIIEKISFFQDPIVFSLALNYGGKLIDDKTPLTFYLLHSSTSNFENMSFEEYKMKSYKAYQNYLKNAEMVLSLLEKRKARRYMAAMICDLKMGRFQFNPEIRPDHVFTFITCKYIPLSRRWIQFKSYIALKYFPRRFRPVILRKREHQFNLDKNKNN, via the coding sequence GTGCATAAGAGCGAATTTATTACTGTTATAATAAGGGCCTACAACAGAAAAGATTTCCTTATAAAGGCAGTTGATAGTGCGCTTAACCAAACCCTTAGGGCTTCAGATTATGAGGTAATTGTTGTTAAGAACTGGAAAGATGAAATTATCGATAACTACCTAAGTTCAAAAAGTATAAAGGTGATCTTTAAGGATGGTATAGCAGGGTCACTTATTGTGGAGGGTTTAAAAGCTTCAGCTGGAAACGTTATATGTTTTCTGGACGATGATGACCAATTTATGAATATGAAATTAGAAACAGTCTATAGGAAATTCTATGAAAATAAAGAGCTCACATATTACCATAATGGTATTTCAGCCATAAAGGAAGATGGTAGCCCGGCAAATTTCAAACATGATTCCATAGATTTTGGAATGTCAAATATTTCAATTAAAAAACTTGCATTAAATGAGAACATAATTGAAAAAATATCATTCTTTCAGGATCCAATAGTGTTTTCACTTGCTCTAAATTATGGTGGAAAGTTAATTGATGATAAAACTCCACTTACTTTTTATCTTCTTCATTCAAGTACTTCAAATTTTGAAAATATGAGTTTTGAGGAGTATAAAATGAAATCTTATAAGGCTTATCAAAACTATCTTAAAAACGCAGAAATGGTACTTTCACTGCTTGAAAAAAGAAAGGCCAGGCGATATATGGCAGCAATGATATGCGATTTAAAGATGGGTAGATTTCAATTTAATCCTGAGATCAGACCTGATCACGTGTTTACATTCATAACGTGTAAATATATACCGTTAAGCAGAAGATGGATACAATTCAAATCCTATATTGCATTGAAATATTTCCCCAGGAGATTCAGACCAGTAATTTTAAGAAAAAGAGAACACCAATTTAACCTTGATAAAAACAAAAACAATTAG
- the hsp14 gene encoding archaeal heat shock protein Hsp14 yields the protein MTTIYGPLKFMADEFMKNVNDRAKEVLTYLYPPVRMYEDNGEIVIEADMPGFDKKDIKVTSSKMSIEISASRKSPENVNMLLDQRPDKIWKSVRLPVELDHDAAISAKYTSGVLYVRAPIKGLKTVKIE from the coding sequence ATGACAACAATATATGGACCGTTGAAATTTATGGCTGATGAATTTATGAAGAACGTAAATGATAGAGCTAAGGAAGTTCTAACTTATCTATACCCTCCAGTAAGGATGTATGAGGATAATGGAGAAATCGTGATTGAAGCTGACATGCCAGGATTTGATAAAAAAGATATTAAGGTAACATCAAGTAAGATGTCTATTGAGATATCCGCATCAAGAAAGTCTCCAGAGAATGTAAACATGTTGCTTGATCAGAGACCAGATAAAATTTGGAAATCAGTTAGGCTTCCAGTTGAACTTGACCATGATGCGGCCATATCAGCAAAATATACCTCAGGGGTTCTTTACGTAAGAGCACCAATTAAAGGGTTAAAAACCGTTAAGATAGAGTAG